TATGAAAAAAACATTCATTATGAAAATATTAGGAACAGGAAACATGAATCGacgtttttcattttataaacatTATATTTGAAAAAGCTAATCGGGGATTATGGTGAAGTATATTTCACGGCGTGCGTACCGTCCGCAACCTgttaatataacgataaatataatCATCCGAAGTAACTTTTAAACAACTTAAATATTCTGTAtgattacattttttaaattgcagaaagaataacgatgcgATCAACATTACGTAAATACCTTTCTGATATTGATATTATTCGATAATTTAAATATCACAGTCGTactgtatatattaatatagtatAAATTGTAGCTACTACAGTAAAAATCACAACTACTACAAATAGGAAATGTTTTCATTCTAAATACAATCACGAGATATCTTAATTATGTTCTAGtatttatgtataaatatatatatatatatgtgtgtgtgtggttATATATAACAGTAGATCAGATCACATAATCACGCTACTGCAAGTTTTTCGGAAATGTTTCTTTCAAATCCTTCATTTAAAATGTCGGTACAAAATACATACGTAATCGGGATACTTAATTTATGATATgcacatcgtaatactatacatagCTGTAATTGTTCGCTTTCTTGAAATATATgatttattatcattttatggTATTAGAATTGTAAATCACGGTCTATAAAAGATCTGTGAAATTGCTTTATCACTGCACAATCTTTCCATGATTCCGTTGAAAGCGTATATCGTGACCGAAAGTAGCTcaattattacatttatttattagtaATTTATTAAACCGTTATACAATACGACTATATTATTACAAGCTGAGCAAGAAAATTTACATCTTTCAGTGAGTGTGACTATATCATCTTTAAAGAAGCCGAAGTAATAAAATTGGgaaagaaaaaggggaaaaatgATTAAACAAGAAGGAAATCGACAACTAAGaagcgaagaaaagaaaaattgcgAAAGTCAGATACGGAGATTTTATGCTGGCAAACAGATACTGCTTACCGGGTGCACTGGTTACCTTGGCATCATCATATTGGAAAAAATCCTGCGTACATGTACTGAAATCAGTAAAATTTACCTTATGATTCGAGAGAAAAAGAACATGGGAGTTAAAGAGCGATTGGAAAAATGCTTTGCAAATAATGTAAGTAAAGCAACTGAGATACAATATCAAAGAACTACATGACGGTAGAAGGCGATGATAATATCGAAGAAAATCATTTAACATTGGTAAAAAAATCCATTAAAACTACCTGCTTTTCAAGCTGCGGTCGAAAAAGTAACAACTGtcacaaagaaattatttaGTGCTAATAGGTGTActgattgaaataaataaaataccaggtatgtaaatatgaaaccggaattttggtatagaaaatacacgtttattgtatgaaagtgattaaaaatattttattcgaagtatcgtccatcgctagctatacatttttcccacctgtctggcaattggtggatgccacgccaaaaaaactgtcgctcttttgaggcaaatcAGTCGTCGaggcattttcgtacattttcgtaagaagtgaagcgctggtcagaaagtgcgtgttccatcgatgcaaataaatagtaatcggacagagccaagtctggtgagtaagcggcgtgcgaaagtatttcccaactgaacgcttcgatcgtttccttgaccggttttgctgtatgcgatggtacattatcacgaagcaaaattactttgtgttgccttttttgatattctggtcgtttttcgcGCAAAGctcgattcaaatcgatcattcgttgtcggtagcgctcagtattaacggtttcgccaggttttaacagctcataatagatcacacccttctgatcccaCCAAACACAGAGCATCGTCTTCCGTCCATAGCGATTTGGTCTTGTAGTCGATGTCGGTGGTTCGCCTGGAGCTAAATATATCCACTTTTCATCGCCAGTCACAATtcggtggagaaatgactttctTTCGTATCTGGCGAGCAGCATTTCGCAAGTGGTTTTTCGGTTTTCCTGCTGTCTTTCATTCAATTCATGTGGAACCCATTTTCCCACCTTCTAGATCTTTCCCGTGGCTTTCAAACGTATGGAGACGGCTTCTCGTGTCACGTTTAATTGATCAGCGAGTTGTTGTTGCGTTTGAGCGTCATCCTCATCCAACGATGCTCGCAATTCGCTGTCTCGAAACTTTTTCGGTGgtcttccacgttcttcgttcctcgcgtcaaaattgccacttctgaattttttaaaccactcaaagcactgtgatttaccaagagcatgctcgccGTAAGCTTCGATGCGATTCAGTTTTCTTTAAATGGTAAcagcaaatcgtagtttccaggcacaaaattcgatattcaacgctattacaaactatgctgttgtacgAAACTTGCATTGTtccgagtcgaaaatgtttgtcagATGTCAagaaagacttttggcatcaatgacgcagtttagtgataactacattatcagctagggccatttagaggcaaattccggtttcatacatACAGACCTGATAGACGAAATACAGGGTCTATTCTCTGGTATAACTTCTACGTACATGACattattaaaaacaattatAAACAAATCAGTTAtacaattgaaattaaaaaataatccaCATATCGTCGTACTATTTACAGGTATTTGATACATTACGTGAATCAAATCCGAATTTTATGGAAAAAGTCCAGCCGATCTACGGTGATCTACAGGAAAGCGACTTAGGTTTATCGCCAGAAGACCGTCGGTGTTTGCTGGAGAACGTGAATATAATAATTCACAACGCATCGGACGTGCGTTTTGACGCAAAACCGTCTTATATTTTCCGAATAAACGTGATTGGCACGCAAAAGCTATTGGAACTAGCGACGGAGTGCTCTCGCTTGGAGATATTCGCTTACGTTTCGACCGCATATTCTaatccttataacataatagtggaAGAAAAATTTTACCCTCCTCCGGCTGATATGAAGCTGATCAAAGACGTGATAAAAGTCGATGAAGAAACCAAAACTGGACTTTCAGAGGCATCAGTGCGCGATATCGCAGGAAGCTGGATAAATCTATATCCCTTTAGCAAAGCCACTGCTGAAGATATAGTAAAGACTTTTGGCATAAGAGAGTCGCTTCCTTGTATAGTGTACAGACCTAGCATCAGTATGTCAATCGCTTTATAGTATTTACACCCCTGCTTAAACATATCCCAGAGATCGAGAATATTTAGattacttattattatattatttatatcttcCATAGTCATAGGTGCGCACAATGAACCAATCGCAGGGTGGATCGGAAATAGAAATGGTCCGATACTTACGGCAAGGGCAATAAGAGCGGGTTTCATTAATGTGGTCGAGGCCGATATCAATAGTTATTCTCTGGATCTAATTCCGGTTGATATGACGGCTAATGGCCTTTTGGCAGCGATATGGGACTACGTCGCAAATAGGTATTTTATACTGTTAAAACGAGCCAAAAGATTGATAAGtaaacattattttttcatttctacATAATGAAACACTTAAGatgaaaatgaatatttctATTAACCTCCCTTTCTTTTAAAGGGAATCGTCTGAACCACGAGTGTATAATTTTGCAAATAGCGATTGGAATCCTGTTAATAACAGTCTGCTGACAAAAGTTACACTGGAAAATGCACACAAATATCCATCGCCCGAAATGATCCGCTATCCGTTCctgttatatataaaaaatttttatattttcacttTTCTCTTTACATTACTTAATCTTATTCCTGGTTTACTTGCTGACGCGTACCTCGTATTTCGACGAAAGAAGCCAGTGTAAGTCCTAACTTCAAATTCCAGTTTATAATTTTAGACGAGGACATCTTCCATGTTCGATCATGGTATACTTAATTAGATTATCTGTACACTTGTCCTCTTAAGGTAATACTATTAGATCGTCCGAAAagattctttcgttttataaggaaataatggatgcacgacattttccgttttatattattttatcgaatgacGTATAATCAATTTTGTTCTATCGAAATAaggatcacaacgttcgactgATTAGATTTCATGTTCGTATAAAGATgtatctgtaaaagaaagacacgtttcggacaacctaatatcatCCTAAAACGATACCACTACTATTACTGCTgccaattataatattttaaaatgttaTTTGTTTGCACGTAGGTTTATAAGGCTGATAAGAAAGGTAATTATAAATTACACAGACGGGAAAAAATTTCTAATACCTGATCGAGTTATAAAAACAGATAATACGAAGAAGATTTTAGCACGTATGGGTGCGACCGATTTAAAAGAATTCCGTTTTGATTTATCAACGGTAAACTGGTATAGTTGTATAAATCAGAATTACGTCATGTTACGAAAACTACTGAATGAACCATCACAGCCGACGCCGGCGACAATGAAGAAATATCGATATTTGATGATATTACATTACGTCGTTGTTAGTTTAGTCGTACTTGTTTCCTTCTACTTTCTCTACTCGATAGCATGTAACATTTTCTCATTCATAGGGTAATAAAGACAACGCGAGACTGTTGTTCAACATTCTTCttacttttacttttatttgtatttttcacGTGCTGAACACTTTTTCACTGTATTATCGTAAAATAATAATGTTAGATTGGTTAATGACTTCGAGCAGTTGATAcgattataaataacaataatgttAGATATCTCATACAGTTATAAAATATGGGTTAAATTGCTCGTCTTTAAAATGGGGAGAAACGGTAGTGTTTGAAAACGGCTGGATAGTAGGGGATTTTAAGGATTGTAAAATATAacacataattatatatagaataatacTCTTTATTGTTTTTGAtagtttttgttgttgttgtccATATCGTGCGTTATCCTCTTACTTCTCTTCAGGTTAATCGTTTTTTGCGCCGCAATTTGTTGTTTGCATTCTTTTTCTGTTGCTGCTGATTCATTGCTGCTCGATATTTTGGTAAAACGGTACGCGATACAACGACACAactttttaaaacaaaatacgagaaacgaacgaagaaaaaagaaaagatacacAACGTGTCCAACCACTCGAGAACCGTGCGATTCTTCGCATCGTGCACGCGCCGACCACTTAGGACTAGAGTAATTGCGATTCGTGCTTTCCATGACATTTTTCCTTTCATTTTCCTTTGTTCTCATGCTAATTGGAAAGCACGCGTGCAAAGTAACGAATCGCGGACGCGGCTTGTATCAAGGATCCTGTTGTCCTTCGTCCTCGCGCTCCGTTTCCCACTAACCGCGTGAAACGCGCAACTATTGCCtcgctttctctcttttctacTTTGCTTTTATTTTCCCTAAAGCGTGTATGTTTTCTTCTCGTGTTTCCGTTTGTTTGACGTTAGCTCgactttccctttttcttttctctctctccctctttttccccacttgctttttcttttttttaattttagacGCAGTCTTGCGACACGATACGAAAGACAGTTCGAGTGATCGGCGCACGTCTCTCAGATACACGACCGTGCATCTTAAAATTTGTCCTAGCTCTATTAAAGTGGCCGCACACGCGGCTCGTATGGCGAACGTACTCCCATCGGGATGCATCGATTTCAGGCGATTAACGGCGCTAGTTAATTTCGAGCAATCGACGAAAGAGCATTTTCGCCATGGAAAATCGCATCCGATACCGGAAAACGGTTTCACCGCATTTCCATCGTTTCCTCTCTTTTTAAAATTTCCTACATACTGTATTCGCCTTAGAATCGAACATCCCTCGGGAACGTGCATTCGCTTCACGCGCCCGGCGCCAATTcatctttttcttcattttttcctctctctctctctctctctctctctctctctctctctcgttcgctcGCTCGTTCTCTCATCTCATCTTATCCTTCatttatcttttaattaattaactctGTCTTTCTCTGTAACCGTCTTCTCCGCGCTACTATTTACAATGTACAGTGTTGTGTGTTCTTTCCTCGTGTCCTAGGTTTGCGGTCACGGCGGGACTCTCGTAAAGTCTCGGAGATCCGTTAGAGATCTAGGCTCTCTGGCTTGCCGTCACCCGTCCTCGTTTCTGCTTCTTTCCCCTCTGTCGccctcttttttcattttttttctcattttttcgtCGACTATCATTTTGCTTTTCACACGCTGGCCGCGGCGTCCTACAGCCTCGTTCGTTCGCGTTTCGTCCGAAAGAAAGGAAATGACCGTTCTCTTTTCGCGTTCGGTTAAGGCGTTCGGTAGAAACGATCGATCGTTGATAGTATCAATAATATTAATGGTATTAAcgctaatgataataataataataataatagtaatggtaatagtaatagtaatgataataaaaataataataataagaataagaataaaaataataataataataataataataataataataataataataatagtgatcgcacaagaaagaaaaaacaagaaaagaaaTAGGAGGATTCGAGGACGTTGCGTTCGCAAGGCGGCCCACACGAGAACGCTGCTGTCGCTCCACTGCGTTTTACTCGTTCGTTCTAATCGTGTAGATTGctcttttaattaattcttcGTTAGATATCGTGGTAATAGGAACTTAAATCGTACGTCTTCGCGACAGCCCAATTCCATTAACTCTTCGTAGGAcaatataaaatttacatttattaatatttaaaataataataataatattaataataataatattaataataataataataataataataataataataataataatgacgaTATAACAAAAACGTAtgtatttctctttcttttttcttttccctttcaTGCTAACAACGAACAGGCGCACAGAAAGCCCGGTACTAAACGCTCTACAACCAGCCCACCgtgtatacataaataaattcgAAGAAGCAGAGAACGATGCAACTTCTGTGCCTCGTAAGGAGCGAAGAAACGCAACATTGCCGGGACTATCGGCTCTGCATTCTTGTCCGTACCTAGCTGTTGTTATATACGTTACGCGCGACTGATCACTGTTAAACGCGACGAGTGACGAGAAACGGAAAGGGGAAAGATCGACGGACGATGAGAGAAGAAAGAATTCGCGGCGACATGCGTACGACGATCGAACGCGATCATCCACATTGGATGCGTACACACGTGAAAACAATCTGGAAGAGCATGTATCGTATGGTAGAATACGGATGACAAGAACGGAGTGGTGGTGTTTTTTCGTGTGTGCGGTTAGAAAAAGAGAACGAGATGTCTGGCGGGATATGCGTCTTACGAGCAGAAATGAATTTGAACAGGAAATCGTTGCGTGGGCCAGCCGCGAATCACAGCAACATCATCCGAACACGACAACGAGATTGCGCGAGTCCCCGTCACCGCTTTTGTATATCATTTACCACGgtaaatatacataataatcttatatatatacttcttatttatatataatatataataatatcttatatgtgtatatttttCTTCACATTATACCTATTATATCATCTTTTATTTTCGCTTAAACGTACTTCTGCGCGTGTACTATTTATACTATTTACAACTTTTCACCTTTCGTCCTCCCTTTCCTCCACGTCTTCTCCTTCTCGGTTGCTCGTTTCTTTTTACTTGCACCTGCCATCGGAAGAAGGTGTTCCTCGCGCACCCATTTTATATCATTCatctttttttatcgttttcttTTTAACGCGTTCTAACATTAACACGCACTCGTCGAAACATACGTGCATTTAGAACTCGTATCGTCGTTCTCTCGCACGGTCACGCTTTTTCCTTTTCCCTAAGCTGCGTCACGTGATCCACgacttgaaaaaagaaaaaaagaaagaaaaaaaggagagagaagagaaacggaaaggaaaagaaaaactcGCGTCCTCTTTCGCTCTTCAACACGCTCGCCATTCTCAAACGCCGAACTCGCAGTCGCTCCATCGGTACCGAGTCTTCGTTACGTGTACATGTACTGTGTGTGTAATCGCGTGTAACTTAATGTCGCGTACGAGCGCAGCGATGCTCCGTGTAAAAAATACGAAATTATTTTGTCGCCTCCCgagttcctttttttcttctttttttcctttttcgctTCTTTCGCTCTCGAGAAGCGAGTCTAGTGTCGCGTAACGCGGTGCTTGGCATTCCGTTAAACGATCGACTCGACCGAACGGGATACAAAATGTTGCGATCGAGAGGCATGAGTATTTTGTTCGCGTACGCGTAACCAGTGCGCGGTTCTCTTCTTCGTATTAACGAAATTCGATACGTCAGTCAACGCCCGTTTCTCGCATCTATCCGGTAGATCGGCTGAAATTTTGTTTTATCGGCGAGTACAGCGTGTATCGAAAGTGAAATTGTAAGGCGTCCTGCTCGTCACGGAACACCAAGCCGATGAGGTAGCGCTTGCGATCGCAAAACACGGAAAGGCATGTTACGTATTTGGAAAGATGCATCAACGCGATGGACGAATTTTTCAACAATGTAGCACACGTTCATGTATCTCGCGTACGTACGTCACGCGTGCGTTCACGCCAGTTCCGATTGGTACACCATGCAAGAAAACAACACCGATCGTCTCCCTGAAAACGCTCCGCCGCACATACGCACCGAGCGTAATCTCGCGCAACGCGCGCTTCATCCGTGTGTGCATCTGTTTCTGTATGCCTGTGTGTCTGTGTGTCATGTACATATGTGTTTCTCGCGTTTTAACACCTTCAGCGCGGTCGTAGATAGGATGGTAGAGCTCGAGCGATTCGGAATCCTAAGAGACGCGACAAGCCACGAGAACACGTCTCTTCTTCCACCTTTACATCTACTGACCGACGTTTGATCGCAAAATGTTACTTTCTATCGCTCTTCGTCGTAAACTAAACGTCGCAGTCTTTATTCAACTTTTTGGTTCCAACGACTCCTTTCATTCGTgcacaatttttcttttttttttttctattacgAACGATATTCGTTTTTCCGATGATATTTACAATGCGATCACAGTATAAACAGTTGTGAATGTACAAAACGTTCGATCAAACATCGCCGTGTACGACGACCAGGAAGAACGATGTTCTCATTGGCCGTTTCGAGGAAAGTTCGCGAACCGCTCGAGATCGATGCACGCGTACGCGTTCTTCTCCTAGATTCTGCGCGCCGTTCAAGTAATATTACTCGTTGTTTTCTTCGTAGGAAATAAGCGAGGAACGAATGAACGAAACGGATAGAGGCGAGGCGATTAGCGTAGCGGAAAGCAACGCGGGATAACGGCGTCGAATCGAGCGGAGAAAGGCGTCGATGAAACGCGCGAGAGCCAGAAAAAGATTCGAAATTGGTAATACGATGATGGAGAATGatggaaaacgaaagaaagaaacgattaTCGGAAGAGGAACGAAAAACTGAAAACGGTTCGTATTAATCATTATTACGCTTAGCACGTAGTGTCGTACCTCTATATACATCCAAGTATCTAGGGTGTCTCGTGTATAGACGTGTCCATTTGTGTCGTACAGAAGTGTTGGCGCGTGTACGTATGAGTTTGCTGTAACGGTACGTGTCGCGTGTAAGTGTATACATCATCGTCGGCTTAACACTCAATTAATTACAGTATAAATGAATTCGTGTGACGAAACGTTGCCGGCTAGAgcttccttttcttcgttacTTGAATCTTCTTccgtcttctttctttctttgtccGCTATCTCGCAAGGTAAATCAGTCGATTTATAAATTACTTTTTCTTATATTCGCTTTGTCGCTTGTTCATAGATTTGCTTTACACATTTGCTTATCTTCGATTTAAGTATAGCTGCTCTGCTGGGTTTCAGTTAGTGGACGTTGAGGACGAGATCGCGCGCGGATCGCCGTTCCTCTTCGCGAAGTACATATCGTCgagttttattttactttattttactcttttctttcgttttctttctaCCTTTTTCATCTCCTCGCTTAATAACCCCACCGTTTCACACCGTTCCAAATGAATCATTGGTCGCCTTCGTTCACTGCTCGTCGGCCACTCTCTATTTTACAATAGTATTATAGTacataattattaacgagaGATCAGTGGCGCGCAGTGGCCTCCGCGCGACGACACGAAGCGACCCAACATTTATCCCGATCTCTAAAATGCAGGTACATTTGTTAGCATCGTGCGCCAGAACACAGTTACGCGTCTCCATCCAACGTATTTTCATCCAGTGTTCGTACGTCCTTCAAGGTGCCCAAGCCAAACAGTTTCGTATAACTCGTACGAAGAATCCTGATGAAAATACGTTGGATCACGGTGTGTCCTGTTCACGACGTCAGGACGTATCTAGACTTCTTAACGAAGACTGCAGGCGATCCGTGCGAACTTACGCACATGTGTCTCTGTGTGTACAGAATTAAGCACCAGGGTGTGATCGTCCTAGCACCATATCGACTTTTCCGTGTACGAACCTGtatatctctttctctctctctctctctctctctctctctctctctctctctctctctctctctctctctctctctctcctgaTGTACATATAGTATAGTATCTATGTACGTGTATATGAGCGTATACGGCGTGTACATGTGGTGCGTGTACGTGTATCAGTGTACGATATAGGCCACGGCGGTTATGTCTTACGCGTGTAAGTGTATCGTTAGTGTGTCAGAGTGTATGACATTAATTTAATCGTCGGCTGGATAGTCTTTCTAATCCAAAGAGAAAACATCGATCGATGATGATGGACACTCCCCATTTCGATTGGCTGTCGCGAACGACGCCGGACGTCGCCGAAGAGTTCTCAACGTCAGCCGGCTAGGCGAGCGATATACGCGTATCACGCTGTGCCGATGTTACCAAAAAcaagagaaacaaaaatagCGAGAGTTAATACGGTAGAAAGAAGAGAAGGACACTTTTCTATCGAATGTAACAATTAGATTATATTCTGTGTGCATACGTAGGTCTCTGTCGGGGTTTCGTGCCGCTTTATCGTCGTTGTTTTAAGGAGCCGAAGAGAAGGTTACCACCGATCCTCTGTACTTGTCCTATCGCCGGCCCGGGGGCGTGAACATTGAAAGCTCTGAGACTTTTCCAACTCTTTCTCTCTACATCTCTTTTCCCTGTCGCTCTCTCATTCGCTTTCTTTCGCTCTCTCactattctctttctttctttttttctgttttacTCTATCACGCTATTCTCGCTCTTTCGTGTCTGACGTGCCGCCGGTGACGACATTTCGAGCGACTCGGGAACTGATATGCGCCGCTGAATTCGCAGGTGCAGCTGCAAAAACACATcgtttcgatatagtatagccATGCTCGTTTCGAGGTGGTTTGTTGATGACCGAATGAGAGGACCCGACCTCGCGTTGTTCCATCGCATGAAAACTCGAATTTTTCCAATGTAATTCGTACATTCAAACGCGTACATGTATATAAAGTAGAAAACTTTCGAAGTAAACAGTTTCATAAAACGGTCTCGATTAATTCGAATGATTCGAAATGAAAACCTGATAAAGTATAATCGTAGTGGATAATTGGAACAAGGCGAGATCGAGTTTACTCGTCGGTTTATAAATTGTAATCACCTCTGGTTGCTTCGCATTTGAAGCACTGCCGATGGGCCATGAATTCCGTGGCGGCTGCACCTGCGAACACAGGGTAACGCGACGCGTACCCTTTCTCtctttatttatctttatctctatgtctatctctctctctctctctttctctcttccctaCAATCGGTAGACCACCCATGCTGGTTATCGGTATGCTACAAGTAGAATGTAACCGAGATAATCGATCGGTGCGTAATTGACACGAACggtaataaataagaaaaagaagacCTCCTGGAGAATCGCCGACCAGGCGTCGCACATATCGGAGAGGCGGGCGAGTTACCTCGTTTCTGCGATTTGTGGTTCTTTGCGAGTTTGTTGCCgcgtttgttatttttttttttttttttgtcactttttgtttttatttactCTGCGGCATCAGCGGGTAAAAATCGATGAGATGACTCATCGACGTCAAAATCGGGGGCTATGATCCAACGCACATTAACGATTCGTGCGTACTACTGCTACTGCCAGTGCTGACGTTGCAGGCGTTTCCGACATTGCTACTAGCGCAGCTGCCGCTAGCTGGAGCCAgatgttgctgctgctgctgctgctgctgttgctgctgttgatgATGATGATGTTGTTGATGCTGATGATGCTGCTGTTCCTGCGCCGTCGTACTTCTAAGGATATCGTCCGCGGACAGGGGCGTCAGCTTCCATCCAGGCATGAAGTCTAAATCTAGATCTGGGCCGATATCGACATCCAGTAACTCGTTGTTGTTCAATGGATCCAGCGGCGATTGACTCGAGAGAGACAGCACGCTGCCCCAATTGATGGAACGGCTGTCGTCGCTATCGCCGATGCCGGAATCGACGTCTGTCTCGTTCGAAGACGTTGGTGGCATCGGGAACGGTGTTAACCTGCCCTGCTCAGGAGGTTGAAGTTGAGCAATCGGTGCCGGTATAACCGGCTCCATGGGCGGCGGACTTCTGTCCCTCTCCATCTCGCGTTCTAGATGCCTCAGTGTATTGCAGATGAGAACCGATCGATGAAGGCTCGGATCCGGAAATTGGCGATACCTCGCCAGCTTGCACATCGAAATATTTAAAACGGCTAGTCGCCTTTGTCTGTAACACGCTCTGCCTCGTCGACACCAGCTTGACCTCGAACCTTCGCAGCACCTCTCGTTCGCTCGATAACTAGAACCAAGCTCCAAATAACTCTTTCCATTTTCTTCTCGCCGTATCGTTGGCGGCTCGTAATGATGAGGTGCGCCCCACTGCGGCTGAGGCCTCGACAGTTGGCTGTAACCGTTGTTACCGACCGGGCTGCTAGGTCCGCGCTGATGATGATAGTAGTGCTGCGGATGATGGTGCAGGTGCGCCACCGTAGACGGCGGTGGCGCTGACGTTGGCGTCGACGACTGcggctgttgctgctgctgttgctgtgcCGCCTgatgttgttgctgttgctgctgacTTGCCGATGTCGGTTGACAAGGATTTGTCTGCAGGCAGGGCGAACTCACTTCCATATCGTAATAAGAAGCCGGCGTTTGACTCAGCGGGGGCGTGTAACTATCCTCCATCGCCCACCAACTACCCTCCACCCGGCCTAACTTCGATGGGCTCTCGCCCATATCCATGTCGAACTCCATGCAGCCCACACCTCCCTCCAGTTTACGTTTTCCTGCCGTGGCCTGCAGACCCATCATTGCACAACTCTAAAAATAGATAAGTTATGTGACATTAGTCTCTCTGTATAGATTCGTTTTTATAtactttaaaataatataatatattttcatacgTCTCCCTTTTCTGGCAGTTCGATATTTATTAGAACATAAGCGTTGTAAAATTATACAGGTAACGACAAGAAACGATGATATTATTCGTTTATCAGAAGAAATATGAAATTAGATAGAGACAATTCATTAAGAATTGAAGTTTTTGTTATATATGGGAAACAAA
The Bombus affinis isolate iyBomAffi1 chromosome 17, iyBomAffi1.2, whole genome shotgun sequence genome window above contains:
- the LOC126926235 gene encoding fatty acyl-CoA reductase wat-like; this translates as MIKQEGNRQLRSEEKKNCESQIRRFYAGKQILLTGCTGYLGIIILEKILRTCTEISKIYLMIREKKNMGVKERLEKCFANNVFDTLRESNPNFMEKVQPIYGDLQESDLGLSPEDRRCLLENVNIIIHNASDVRFDAKPSYIFRINVIGTQKLLELATECSRLEIFAYVSTAYSNPYNIIVEEKFYPPPADMKLIKDVIKVDEETKTGLSEASVRDIAGSWINLYPFSKATAEDIVKTFGIRESLPCIVYRPSIIIGAHNEPIAGWIGNRNGPILTARAIRAGFINVVEADINSYSLDLIPVDMTANGLLAAIWDYVANRESSEPRVYNFANSDWNPVNNSLLTKVTLENAHKYPSPEMIRYPFLLYIKNFYIFTFLFTLLNLIPGLLADAYLVFRRKKPVFIRLIRKVIINYTDGKKFLIPDRVIKTDNTKKILARMGATDLKEFRFDLSTVNWYSCINQNYVMLRKLLNEPSQPTPATMKKYRYLMILHYVVVSLVVLVSFYFLYSIACNIFSFIG